The window TCTTACCTTTAACACACAGATTGCAAAAATGAAAAAAGAAGATCTATTAAATGATGATTTCCTCAAGCAGTTCAAGACTGCAGGGGAGCTCAATTCCTTTCTTCAACAGCTTCAGAAAAGAGCTGTCGAGAAAATGCTTGAAGGCGAGTTAGATGCCCATCTTGGTTATGAAAAGCATCAGAACTCCGATAATTCCAATTCAAGAAATGGCCATTCCAGCAAAACCATAAAGAACTCCTTTGGAGAAGCTGAAATCAAAGTCCCAAGAGACCGGGACGGCAGCTTTGAGCCTGCCCTTGTGCCCAAACGCAAAAGGATGGCAGAGGGCGTTGAAAACGTGATCATATCCATGTATGCTAAGGGAATGTCAAACCAGGACATCGAAGAGCAGATCCGGGAGCTTTATGACATCAATGTATCCACTTCCACCATCTCAAGGGTTACCAGTGCCGTAGCGGAGGATATTGTTGCATGGAGAAACAGGCCACTTGACCCTGTATACCTGATCGTTTGGATGGATGGTATATCCTTCAAAGTCAGGGAGAACTCCAAAGTAGTTAATAAGACCGTTTATATTGCTGTTGGCCTCAGAACTAATGGCCTCAAAGAGATACTCGGCCTTTGGCTTGGTAAGAATGAATCTTCCGCTTTTTGGATGGGGGTACTCACTGACCTGAAAGCCAGAGGGGTTGAAGATATTCTCATAACAGCAACTGATAACCTGAACGGGTTTACTGATACAATAAAGGCCTCCTTCCCTCAGTCCGTCACCCAGATATGTGTTGTCCATCAGATCAGAAATGCATGTAGATATGTCGTATGGAAAGACCGTAAGGCCTTTACAAGGGATATGAAGGAAATTTATACTGCCCCTACCAAGGAGGCTGCATGGGCTGCTCTTAACGATTTTGCCAAAAAATGGGACTCAAAATACTCCTATGCCATCAAAAGCTGGAGGGACAACTGGGACGAACTCACCGCCTTCTTCGATTACCCCGCTGAAATCCGTAAAATCATCTATACCACCAACCTGATTGAAAACCTGAATGGAAAGATCAGAAAATACACCAAAAACAAGCTCTCTTTTCCAACAGATGATGCTGTTATGAAGTCTGTTTTCCTCGCTGCAAGAGAAGCATCGAAAAAATGGACTATGCCCATTCGGGACTGGGGCACTATTCTTAACAGTTTCCTGCTTATATTTGGTGATAGGGTCAGGCTTCT is drawn from Belliella baltica DSM 15883 and contains these coding sequences:
- a CDS encoding IS256 family transposase, producing MKKEDLLNDDFLKQFKTAGELNSFLQQLQKRAVEKMLEGELDAHLGYEKHQNSDNSNSRNGHSSKTIKNSFGEAEIKVPRDRDGSFEPALVPKRKRMAEGVENVIISMYAKGMSNQDIEEQIRELYDINVSTSTISRVTSAVAEDIVAWRNRPLDPVYLIVWMDGISFKVRENSKVVNKTVYIAVGLRTNGLKEILGLWLGKNESSAFWMGVLTDLKARGVEDILITATDNLNGFTDTIKASFPQSVTQICVVHQIRNACRYVVWKDRKAFTRDMKEIYTAPTKEAAWAALNDFAKKWDSKYSYAIKSWRDNWDELTAFFDYPAEIRKIIYTTNLIENLNGKIRKYTKNKLSFPTDDAVMKSVFLAAREASKKWTMPIRDWGTILNSFLLIFGDRVRLLET